A portion of the Halobacillus ihumii genome contains these proteins:
- a CDS encoding dihydroorotase yields MSIKIVNSKRIVKGQFVKCEVLVESNQIVELGEKVNGEADKVIDAKGRLLSAGFVDVHIHLREPGGEAKETIATGTQAAARGGFTTVCAMPNTRPVPDSEETLANLFEKINQDAVVRVLPYAAITTRQLGKELVNMKQLSEMGAFAFTDDGVGVQTAGKMYEAMKASARVNKAVVAHCEDNSLVYGGVAHDGEVSERLDIPGIPNIAESVHIARDVLLAEAADCHYHVCHVSTKESVRVIRDAKKAGIRVTAEVTPHHLLLNEEDIKQDDALFKMNPPLRSKEDQAALLEGLLDGTIDCIATDHAPHTEEEKQAGFLQSPFGITGLETAFPLLYTQLVEKEVISLEQLINWLTIRPSEIFQLPYGKLEVGATADLTIIDLEETKEIDRHKLVSKGKNSPFHEVPVKGWPVATIVNGKLVFEEDVYEAARS; encoded by the coding sequence ATGAGTATTAAAATTGTGAACAGCAAGCGAATCGTAAAGGGTCAGTTCGTAAAATGTGAGGTGCTCGTAGAGAGTAATCAGATCGTTGAACTAGGGGAGAAAGTAAACGGAGAGGCAGACAAAGTCATTGATGCCAAAGGCCGTTTGCTCTCAGCCGGCTTTGTGGATGTGCATATCCATCTTAGAGAACCAGGCGGGGAAGCCAAAGAAACGATTGCTACAGGCACACAAGCTGCAGCCAGAGGCGGATTTACAACGGTTTGTGCGATGCCGAATACGCGTCCTGTGCCCGACTCCGAAGAAACGCTGGCCAACCTTTTTGAAAAAATTAACCAGGATGCCGTGGTGCGTGTATTACCTTATGCGGCCATCACCACCCGTCAGCTAGGCAAAGAGCTCGTAAATATGAAACAGCTCAGCGAAATGGGCGCCTTCGCTTTTACCGATGACGGTGTGGGTGTGCAAACGGCTGGCAAAATGTACGAGGCTATGAAGGCTTCAGCGCGAGTCAATAAAGCAGTTGTCGCCCACTGTGAGGATAACTCGCTTGTGTATGGCGGAGTGGCTCATGACGGCGAAGTCAGTGAACGACTGGACATCCCCGGCATCCCAAACATCGCTGAATCTGTTCATATTGCCCGCGATGTGCTGCTGGCTGAAGCGGCAGACTGCCACTATCACGTCTGCCACGTCTCAACAAAAGAATCCGTCCGTGTGATCCGAGATGCCAAGAAAGCAGGAATCCGTGTGACGGCTGAAGTAACACCACATCATCTTCTGCTGAATGAAGAAGATATTAAACAAGATGATGCGTTATTTAAAATGAATCCGCCGCTTCGTTCTAAAGAAGATCAGGCAGCACTGCTAGAGGGGCTGCTGGATGGGACGATCGATTGTATTGCAACAGATCATGCCCCACATACAGAAGAAGAGAAACAAGCAGGGTTCCTTCAGTCTCCATTTGGAATTACGGGACTAGAAACAGCATTTCCGCTGCTCTACACCCAACTCGTTGAAAAAGAAGTCATCAGCCTTGAGCAGTTAATAAATTGGCTGACAATTCGTCCGAGCGAAATTTTTCAGCTCCCATATGGAAAACTTGAAGTAGGCGCAACGGCAGATCTAACAATTATTGACCTGGAAGAAACAAAGGAAATCGACCGTCACAAGCTCGTATCAAAAGGAAAAAACAGTCCTTTCCACGAAGTTCCCGTGAAAGGGTGGCCTGTAGCAACGATTGTAAATGGAAAACTAGTTTTTGAGGAGGATGTATATGAAGCAGCTCGTTCTTGA
- the carB gene encoding carbamoyl-phosphate synthase large subunit, translating into MSKRTDIKRILVIGSGPIIIGQAAEFDYSGTQACQALKEEGYEVILANSNPATIMTDHTFADKVYMEPLTLEFLTKIVRKESPDAILPTLGGQTGLNLAVALSESGILEQLQVELLGTPLDAIQRAEDREKFRALMHKMEQPVPESEIVSSVDQAVNFANKIGFPVIVRPAYTMGGAGGGMCDNEEQLREIARSGLAQSPVHQCLIERNIAGFKEIEYEVMRDANDQAIVVCNMENFDPVGIHTGDSIVVAPSQTLSDREYQMLRNASLDIIRALEIEGGCNVQLALDPDSFQYYVIEVNPRVSRSSALASKATGYPIAKMAAKIAVGMTLDEIENPITETTYACFEPALDYVVTKIPRWPFDKFAKGNRKLGTQMKATGEVMSIGRTIEESLLKGIRSLEGETDDLFVASVAELSNEEMFKRLHLADDERIFILAEALRRNITLTEIHETTGIDYFFLHKLQHIIQLEQQVKETRWDAALIREVKELGFADRQIARLLETTIDEVMNFRKQHSISPVYKMVDTCAGEFVSETPYFYSSYEDENESVVTDSKKVLVIGSGPIRIGQGVEFDYATVHSVLALKEMGYEAIIMNNNPETVSTDFSVSDKLYFEPLTLEDVMHVIDLEQPEGVIVQFGGQTAINLVEGLSRHGVNILGTTMDAINQTEDRDLFEQLLTNLDIAKPGGESVTSEEEAVQAAQRIGYPVVVRPSYVLGGRAMEIVYSEEELLIYMEENVRVHNGHPILIDKYLTGMEIEVDAITDGQDVVIPGIMEHIERAGVHSGDSMAVYPPQRLSERLEQQCIDATVKIARELNMKGLINIQFVILDGTAYVLEVNPRASRTVPFLSKITGITMAQVATKAIMGESLASLGYTSGIAQKPEGVYVKVPVFSFEKLRSVDTTLGPEMKSTGEVIGYDQSLEKALYKGMTAAGLKIPTEGAVLLTVADKDKQEMLEIARTFHQLGFHLYATEGTARAIEDVSLPVEAVGKLGSSQRDVVDLIRSGDVQFVVNTLNKGRRSRSDGFQIRREAVEHGIASLTSLDTAKTIVEVIDAMTFTARTIAKKEAVFV; encoded by the coding sequence ATGTCTAAGCGGACAGATATTAAACGTATTTTAGTGATCGGCTCCGGTCCTATTATCATTGGTCAGGCGGCTGAGTTCGACTATTCCGGAACCCAGGCGTGTCAAGCTCTGAAAGAAGAAGGATATGAAGTCATTTTAGCAAACTCCAATCCCGCCACGATCATGACGGATCACACGTTTGCCGACAAGGTGTACATGGAGCCGTTAACTCTTGAATTTTTAACAAAAATTGTTCGAAAAGAATCACCAGATGCGATTCTGCCTACTCTTGGCGGGCAAACTGGACTGAATCTGGCTGTAGCTTTAAGTGAATCCGGCATCCTTGAACAGCTTCAAGTCGAGTTGCTGGGTACGCCGCTGGATGCAATTCAACGGGCCGAGGATCGGGAGAAGTTCCGCGCGCTCATGCATAAAATGGAGCAGCCTGTACCAGAAAGTGAGATCGTAAGTTCTGTTGACCAGGCCGTTAATTTTGCCAATAAAATCGGCTTTCCTGTTATTGTACGCCCCGCCTATACCATGGGAGGAGCCGGCGGCGGAATGTGTGATAACGAAGAACAGCTTCGAGAAATCGCCCGCAGTGGACTGGCCCAATCCCCTGTTCATCAATGTTTAATCGAGCGCAATATCGCCGGCTTTAAGGAAATCGAATATGAAGTGATGCGCGATGCCAACGATCAGGCGATTGTTGTCTGTAACATGGAAAACTTTGATCCAGTCGGTATCCATACGGGAGATTCAATCGTTGTGGCGCCTTCACAAACGTTGAGTGATCGTGAATATCAAATGTTGAGGAATGCCTCACTTGATATTATTCGAGCTCTGGAAATTGAAGGCGGCTGTAACGTTCAGTTAGCTCTTGATCCTGATAGCTTTCAGTACTATGTGATTGAAGTGAACCCGCGTGTCAGCCGGTCATCTGCCCTGGCATCAAAAGCTACCGGTTATCCGATTGCTAAAATGGCTGCTAAAATCGCCGTGGGGATGACACTTGATGAAATTGAAAATCCAATTACTGAAACAACTTACGCTTGCTTTGAACCAGCGCTGGATTATGTAGTAACGAAAATTCCACGCTGGCCCTTTGATAAATTTGCCAAAGGAAATCGTAAATTAGGGACGCAAATGAAAGCCACCGGCGAAGTGATGTCGATCGGCCGTACGATTGAAGAATCTTTATTAAAAGGAATTCGCTCACTGGAAGGCGAAACAGATGATTTGTTTGTTGCCTCTGTCGCAGAACTTTCGAATGAGGAAATGTTCAAAAGATTACACTTAGCAGATGATGAGCGGATTTTCATTCTAGCTGAAGCGTTAAGACGGAACATTACACTTACTGAAATTCACGAGACGACGGGCATCGATTACTTTTTCCTTCATAAATTACAGCATATTATTCAGCTGGAGCAGCAAGTGAAAGAAACACGCTGGGATGCTGCCCTGATTCGTGAAGTGAAAGAGTTAGGCTTTGCCGATCGACAAATTGCCCGGCTGCTTGAGACGACCATTGATGAAGTGATGAATTTTAGAAAACAACACAGCATCTCACCGGTTTATAAAATGGTCGACACGTGTGCAGGTGAATTTGTTTCGGAAACACCGTATTTTTACAGCAGTTATGAAGACGAAAATGAATCAGTTGTCACAGATTCCAAAAAAGTGCTTGTTATTGGGTCTGGTCCGATTCGAATCGGCCAGGGAGTTGAATTCGACTATGCGACCGTCCACTCGGTTCTAGCGCTAAAAGAGATGGGTTATGAAGCCATTATTATGAACAATAACCCGGAAACCGTATCAACCGACTTTAGCGTTTCTGACAAGCTTTACTTTGAGCCGTTAACGTTGGAAGATGTTATGCATGTCATTGACCTGGAACAGCCTGAAGGCGTCATCGTTCAGTTTGGCGGACAGACAGCGATCAACCTTGTAGAAGGGCTGAGTCGTCACGGGGTCAATATTCTCGGCACGACGATGGATGCGATTAACCAGACTGAAGATCGTGATCTTTTTGAACAGTTGTTAACGAACCTTGACATCGCCAAGCCTGGTGGGGAAAGTGTGACAAGTGAAGAAGAGGCGGTGCAAGCAGCGCAGCGAATTGGTTACCCTGTTGTCGTCAGGCCTTCTTATGTGCTTGGCGGACGCGCGATGGAAATTGTCTACTCTGAAGAAGAGTTACTGATTTACATGGAAGAAAATGTACGTGTCCACAACGGTCATCCGATCTTGATCGATAAGTATTTAACAGGAATGGAAATCGAAGTTGATGCGATTACCGACGGTCAGGATGTCGTCATCCCGGGGATTATGGAGCATATTGAACGTGCGGGTGTCCACTCAGGCGATTCGATGGCAGTCTATCCGCCACAGCGCTTATCCGAGCGGCTCGAACAGCAATGTATTGATGCTACCGTCAAAATTGCCCGTGAATTAAACATGAAAGGGCTTATCAACATCCAATTCGTCATCCTGGATGGAACAGCTTATGTGCTTGAGGTGAATCCGCGTGCCAGCCGTACGGTTCCTTTTCTTAGTAAAATTACTGGGATCACGATGGCCCAGGTAGCCACGAAAGCCATTATGGGTGAATCATTAGCATCTTTAGGCTACACATCAGGGATTGCTCAAAAGCCTGAAGGAGTGTATGTCAAAGTACCGGTATTCTCATTTGAAAAACTTCGCAGCGTCGATACAACGCTTGGACCCGAAATGAAATCTACAGGTGAAGTGATCGGCTATGATCAAAGCCTTGAGAAAGCTCTATATAAAGGCATGACAGCGGCCGGATTAAAAATACCGACTGAAGGCGCCGTGTTATTAACGGTAGCCGATAAAGACAAGCAGGAAATGCTGGAGATTGCGAGGACATTCCATCAGCTTGGCTTCCACTTATATGCGACTGAAGGGACAGCAAGAGCGATCGAAGACGTTTCCCTGCCTGTGGAAGCGGTTGGCAAACTCGGATCAAGTCAGCGTGACGTCGTCGATTTAATTCGCAGCGGCGATGTTCAGTTTGTTGTGAACACGTTAAATAAAGGTCGTCGATCCCGCTCAGATGGTTTCCAAATTAGACGCGAAGCTGTGGAGCATGGGATTGCTTCCTTGACGAGTCTTGATACAGCTAAAACAATCGTTGAAGTTATCGATGCCATGACTTTCACAGCCAGGACCATTGCGAAGAAAGAGGCGGTGTTCGTCTAA
- a CDS encoding dihydroorotate dehydrogenase electron transfer subunit, whose amino-acid sequence MQREWMTIMTHQSIASQTYLLELQGSLPQFVETPGQFVHIQVSDDYFLRRPVSIADVDEEKGTFTLLYKVMGKGTAALTQKQAGEKLDVLGPSGTGFPIEELTTEKALLIGGGIGVPPLYYLAKNLKERGIEVTSVLGFRSSDDAFYIDKFQELGEVHVATNDGSLGTRGFVTDVIPQVVSYDTYFSCGPTVMLKGVKEQLKDVPGYISIEERMGCGVGACFACVVECADEEDAKGYRKICSDGPVFRPEEVIL is encoded by the coding sequence ATGCAGAGAGAGTGGATGACGATCATGACCCATCAATCCATTGCGTCGCAAACCTATCTGTTAGAACTGCAAGGGAGTCTTCCTCAATTCGTGGAGACTCCTGGGCAGTTTGTCCACATTCAGGTTAGTGATGATTATTTTCTGCGACGCCCCGTTTCGATAGCTGACGTTGATGAGGAAAAAGGAACATTCACACTACTTTATAAGGTTATGGGCAAAGGCACAGCAGCTTTAACACAGAAGCAAGCAGGAGAGAAACTGGATGTACTCGGGCCAAGTGGAACAGGTTTTCCGATTGAGGAACTTACCACAGAGAAAGCACTGCTTATAGGCGGGGGGATCGGTGTACCGCCACTGTATTACTTAGCGAAGAACTTAAAAGAACGAGGAATTGAAGTTACAAGTGTTCTCGGTTTTCGCTCAAGTGATGATGCCTTTTATATCGACAAGTTCCAGGAGCTCGGTGAAGTGCACGTGGCGACCAATGATGGAAGTCTCGGAACGCGCGGGTTTGTCACAGACGTTATTCCTCAAGTAGTTTCCTATGATACGTATTTTTCCTGCGGCCCTACGGTGATGCTCAAAGGGGTTAAAGAGCAGTTGAAAGATGTTCCTGGCTATATCTCGATTGAAGAGCGCATGGGCTGCGGTGTCGGTGCCTGTTTTGCCTGCGTTGTCGAATGTGCCGATGAAGAGGATGCGAAAGGTTACCGTAAGATCTGCTCGGATGGGCCCGTGTTCCGGCCAGAGGAGGTTATTCTATGA
- a CDS encoding dihydroorotate dehydrogenase, translated as MDTTVDLPGLQLKNPVMPASGCFGFGREFAQFYDLSHLGAIIIKAATATKRFGNPTPRVAETASGMLNAIGLQNPGVDTIIKEELPFLETYQTPIIANVAGSAMEDYEEVAAKLGDSMVSALELNISCPNVKEGGVQFGVDPELAYSVTKRVKQASDKPLYVKLSPNVTNVVAMAKAVEEAGADGLSMINTLTGMRIDPVSRKPIIANQTGGLSGPAIKPVAIRMIHQVHQAVNLPIIGMGGIETTDDIIEYLLAGASAVAVGSANFKNPYICKELIDQLPDALAAYGFDSVKDVIGGVHL; from the coding sequence ATCGATACGACAGTTGATTTACCAGGATTACAATTGAAAAACCCTGTAATGCCTGCATCGGGATGTTTCGGCTTTGGACGGGAATTTGCCCAGTTTTATGATTTATCACACTTAGGTGCGATCATTATTAAAGCCGCAACGGCAACGAAACGTTTTGGCAACCCGACACCAAGAGTGGCGGAAACAGCCAGTGGAATGCTGAACGCGATTGGTCTCCAAAATCCAGGGGTGGATACGATTATTAAGGAAGAACTGCCGTTTCTTGAAACCTATCAAACCCCGATCATTGCAAATGTCGCAGGCAGTGCCATGGAAGATTACGAAGAAGTTGCAGCGAAGCTTGGGGATAGTATGGTCTCCGCGCTTGAACTGAACATCTCCTGTCCGAATGTAAAGGAAGGAGGCGTCCAGTTTGGTGTCGACCCCGAACTTGCTTATTCCGTGACGAAGCGGGTAAAGCAAGCTAGCGACAAACCACTTTATGTGAAACTGTCTCCTAATGTCACCAACGTTGTCGCAATGGCAAAAGCTGTTGAAGAAGCCGGAGCAGATGGGTTATCCATGATCAACACGTTAACAGGAATGCGGATTGATCCCGTCTCTAGAAAACCGATCATTGCCAATCAAACAGGTGGTTTGTCAGGCCCCGCGATTAAACCTGTTGCGATCCGGATGATTCATCAAGTCCATCAAGCCGTGAACCTGCCTATCATCGGAATGGGCGGCATTGAAACAACTGATGACATTATCGAATATTTGCTGGCAGGGGCCAGTGCAGTAGCAGTCGGAAGTGCAAACTTTAAAAATCCTTATATATGCAAGGAGTTAATTGACCAACTGCCTGATGCTCTGGCGGCTTACGGTTTTGATTCCGTTAAAGATGTAATAGGAGGCGTTCACTTATGA
- a CDS encoding solute carrier family 23 protein: MNSTEGTIGIREIPKAHKWITLSIQHLFAMFGATILVPFLTGLSPAVALVSSGFGTLAYLLITRGRIPAYLGSSFAFIYPIVEVSKTSGIAGAMIGSFLAGLVYGAVALLISIFGLNWLIKLLPPVVVGPVIIVIGLGLSSTAIDMAMYLPGEGQVYSATHFTVALVTLGITILATVFLRGFLSLLPILFGIIGGYLFAWTQGIVDTTQIQAEWQNIVSAGSIGGIFQALFQMPEFLIPFKDFSPTEVFSWHIVLVMVPFALVTITEHIGDQMVLSKVVGKNFLKDPGLNRSILGDGVATMMASCLGGPPNTTYGENIGVLAITKVYSVFVIGGAALVAILFGFMGMSTAVIGSIPSAVMGGVSILLFGTIASSGLRMLIDNQVDFGEKRNLIIASVILVLGVGGAFIQVTDEVQIAGMALAAIVGVLLNLILPGKEKSQGNGRMFEEPEVEQEQKNDGAA, encoded by the coding sequence ATGAACTCAACAGAAGGAACAATCGGGATTCGAGAAATACCGAAAGCACATAAATGGATCACATTAAGCATTCAGCATCTTTTCGCCATGTTTGGTGCAACGATACTGGTACCATTTCTAACCGGTTTATCACCAGCCGTCGCACTCGTTTCAAGCGGTTTTGGAACATTGGCTTATCTGCTCATTACAAGAGGAAGGATTCCAGCTTACCTTGGCTCAAGTTTTGCTTTCATTTATCCTATTGTAGAAGTATCGAAGACAAGCGGTATAGCTGGAGCCATGATTGGCAGCTTTTTAGCAGGGCTTGTGTACGGAGCAGTGGCCTTACTTATATCCATATTCGGATTAAATTGGCTGATTAAATTACTGCCTCCGGTTGTAGTAGGACCAGTCATCATTGTCATTGGCTTAGGACTATCCTCCACGGCAATTGATATGGCCATGTATTTGCCAGGTGAAGGACAAGTGTACAGTGCTACACACTTTACCGTAGCGCTCGTCACGTTAGGAATTACAATCTTGGCTACCGTCTTTCTAAGAGGATTTTTAAGCCTGCTGCCGATCTTATTCGGAATTATTGGCGGCTATCTGTTTGCATGGACACAAGGGATTGTCGACACTACTCAGATTCAGGCGGAGTGGCAGAACATTGTATCGGCAGGCTCAATTGGAGGTATTTTTCAAGCACTCTTCCAGATGCCGGAATTTCTTATCCCATTCAAGGATTTCTCACCGACAGAAGTATTCAGCTGGCATATCGTACTAGTCATGGTGCCTTTTGCTCTCGTAACAATTACGGAACATATTGGCGATCAAATGGTATTATCCAAGGTTGTCGGTAAGAACTTTTTAAAGGATCCAGGACTAAACCGATCTATTCTTGGGGATGGTGTCGCGACGATGATGGCTTCATGCCTTGGGGGTCCGCCGAATACGACGTATGGTGAAAATATCGGGGTCCTGGCTATAACGAAAGTTTACAGCGTGTTTGTCATCGGAGGAGCAGCTCTTGTGGCTATCCTATTCGGGTTCATGGGAATGAGCACAGCCGTAATTGGATCAATCCCTTCAGCTGTAATGGGCGGAGTTTCGATTCTGCTATTCGGAACGATCGCTTCAAGTGGATTACGGATGTTAATCGACAATCAAGTAGATTTTGGGGAAAAACGTAATTTAATTATCGCGTCCGTTATCCTTGTACTAGGAGTTGGCGGCGCATTTATTCAAGTGACAGATGAAGTCCAGATTGCCGGCATGGCGCTAGCAGCGATTGTGGGAGTATTACTAAACCTCATTCTTCCTGGAAAAGAAAAAAGTCAGGGGAATGGCCGTATGTTTGAAGAACCTGAAGTGGAACAAGAACAGAAAAATGATGGAGCAGCGTAA
- the pyrF gene encoding orotidine-5'-phosphate decarboxylase codes for MKTSHLQPLYLALDLENKSQVLHFLEQHQLQGIPVKVGMELFYREGPSMIEELAKQGHPIFLDLKLHDIPTTVKRAMSNVAKLDVDVVNVHAQGGKHMIEAAREGLEQSSQGKRPLLLAVTQLTSTDESMLHHELLVKEKMTDVVDHYAGVSKQSGADGVVCAVHEVKAIKQNCGNSFLTLTPGIRRSSGENHDQKRSATPFKAGEIGSDSIVVGRGITQASDPLAAYQTFKEELENGRQTARSTST; via the coding sequence ATGAAAACTAGTCACCTTCAACCGCTTTATCTTGCTCTAGATTTGGAAAATAAAAGCCAGGTCCTGCACTTCCTCGAGCAACACCAGCTTCAAGGTATTCCTGTTAAAGTGGGTATGGAATTGTTTTACAGGGAAGGGCCAAGCATGATTGAAGAATTGGCGAAGCAAGGTCACCCCATCTTCCTGGATTTAAAACTCCACGATATTCCGACAACCGTGAAGCGGGCAATGAGTAATGTAGCAAAACTTGATGTGGATGTGGTCAATGTTCATGCACAAGGGGGAAAACACATGATCGAGGCTGCCCGGGAAGGTCTCGAACAATCAAGTCAAGGTAAGCGGCCACTACTGCTGGCGGTTACACAGCTGACTTCAACCGATGAATCGATGCTTCATCATGAACTGCTTGTGAAGGAAAAGATGACAGATGTTGTGGATCATTACGCTGGGGTTTCCAAACAATCCGGAGCGGATGGCGTCGTATGTGCTGTTCATGAGGTAAAGGCAATAAAACAGAACTGTGGGAACTCGTTCCTGACTTTAACACCGGGTATTCGCCGTTCCTCTGGTGAGAACCACGACCAGAAACGATCAGCCACACCGTTTAAAGCTGGGGAGATCGGCAGTGATTCAATTGTGGTCGGACGGGGCATTACTCAAGCAAGTGATCCGTTAGCCGCCTATCAAACGTTCAAGGAGGAATTGGAAAATGGAAGACAAACCGCTCGTTCAACATCTACTTGA
- a CDS encoding aspartate carbamoyltransferase catalytic subunit, which produces MQHLLSMNDLTKQEIMNLIDTAQTIESGEHFLPMDREFAINIFLEPSTRTKNSFYIAEKRLGMEILDMNGIDSSVTKGETLEDTLKTLQAIGVRLAVVRQPEAGVLQQVAQGLESLSLINAGDGTGEHPTQSLLDLYTISKEFPSFEGLRVAIAGDIKHSRVARSNACALEKLGAHVNFVAPEAWRDESISMNYISMDEACEQVDVLMLLRIQHERHITRNNQGDYLQEFGLTIDRERRMKDEAVILHPAPVNRGVEIDSSLVECDKSRIFQQMSNGVLMRMAIIQTLLKGELQYEY; this is translated from the coding sequence GTGCAGCATTTATTATCGATGAATGACCTTACCAAGCAAGAGATTATGAATTTGATTGACACTGCTCAAACGATTGAATCTGGTGAACACTTTCTGCCAATGGATCGAGAGTTTGCAATCAACATTTTTCTCGAGCCTAGTACACGTACGAAAAACAGCTTTTATATTGCCGAAAAACGGTTAGGAATGGAAATCCTCGATATGAATGGGATCGACTCCAGCGTGACGAAAGGGGAGACGCTTGAAGACACACTGAAAACTTTACAGGCCATTGGGGTGAGACTGGCGGTTGTTCGTCAGCCCGAAGCCGGGGTGTTGCAGCAGGTTGCTCAGGGGCTGGAAAGTCTGTCTCTCATTAATGCCGGAGACGGCACAGGGGAACATCCAACCCAATCACTACTAGACCTTTATACGATCTCAAAAGAGTTCCCTAGCTTTGAAGGGCTTCGAGTAGCGATTGCAGGTGATATTAAACATAGCCGGGTGGCCCGTTCTAACGCATGCGCCTTAGAGAAACTAGGTGCACATGTAAACTTTGTAGCCCCGGAAGCCTGGAGGGATGAGTCGATTTCGATGAATTATATCAGTATGGATGAAGCTTGCGAGCAAGTTGATGTATTGATGCTGCTGCGCATACAACATGAACGGCATATCACCCGTAACAACCAGGGAGATTACTTACAAGAGTTTGGATTGACGATAGACCGCGAACGACGCATGAAGGATGAGGCCGTCATTCTTCATCCCGCTCCTGTAAATCGGGGAGTGGAAATCGATTCTTCATTAGTAGAATGTGATAAATCGCGAATCTTTCAACAAATGTCTAACGGGGTTTTGATGCGAATGGCTATTATTCAGACGTTATTAAAGGGGGAGCTGCAATATGAGTATTAA
- a CDS encoding carbamoyl phosphate synthase small subunit, which translates to MYMKQLVLEDGTVFEGKGFGSDRESFGEIVFNTGMTGYQEVISDPSYCGQMVTFTYPLVGNYGINRDDFETVDPAILGVVVKEHCEHPSNFRNEETLDEFLKAKRIPGISGVDTRKLTKIIRKHGTMKAMITSGDRPVEQLVDFMKNTPLATDQVKQVSTVKPYVVPGRGYRIVLIDYGMKHGILREFTKRSCHVTVVPYNTSAEEIERLRPDGIMLSNGPGDPKDVPEAIQTVRKLMGHVPIFGICLGHQLIALASGADTVKMKFGHRGGNQPVKDLRTNWTAITSQNHGYAVARDSLESTSLSLTQISLNDGTVEGLEHQTMNVFTVQYHPESSPGPEDTSSLFDEFLTRITESHKAAKEALHV; encoded by the coding sequence ATGTATATGAAGCAGCTCGTTCTTGAAGATGGCACAGTATTTGAAGGAAAAGGTTTTGGCAGTGATCGCGAAAGCTTTGGTGAGATTGTATTTAATACCGGCATGACAGGGTATCAGGAAGTCATTTCTGACCCATCTTACTGTGGGCAGATGGTGACGTTCACCTATCCGTTAGTTGGAAATTACGGCATTAATCGAGACGACTTTGAAACCGTCGACCCTGCCATTTTAGGGGTCGTGGTGAAAGAACATTGCGAGCATCCTTCGAACTTCAGAAATGAGGAGACACTGGATGAATTTCTGAAAGCCAAGCGAATTCCAGGAATTAGCGGTGTGGATACAAGAAAGCTTACCAAAATTATTCGTAAGCATGGCACGATGAAGGCAATGATTACGTCGGGTGACCGCCCTGTTGAACAGCTCGTTGATTTTATGAAAAATACTCCGCTCGCAACCGATCAAGTGAAGCAAGTGTCGACCGTTAAGCCATACGTAGTGCCAGGGCGCGGTTACCGAATCGTGCTGATTGATTACGGGATGAAGCATGGCATCCTCAGGGAATTTACGAAGCGAAGCTGTCACGTTACCGTCGTACCTTACAATACTTCTGCTGAGGAAATTGAAAGGCTGAGACCAGATGGCATTATGCTTTCTAACGGCCCCGGAGATCCAAAAGACGTCCCTGAAGCGATTCAAACAGTCCGCAAGCTGATGGGGCACGTTCCGATCTTTGGCATCTGCCTTGGACACCAGCTGATTGCCCTGGCTTCCGGTGCAGACACTGTGAAAATGAAGTTCGGTCATCGCGGCGGAAACCAGCCTGTAAAAGATTTGCGTACGAACTGGACCGCGATTACTTCACAAAATCATGGCTATGCCGTGGCTCGTGACTCGCTTGAGTCTACAAGTCTATCTTTAACACAAATCTCCTTGAATGACGGGACTGTGGAAGGGCTCGAGCATCAGACGATGAACGTTTTTACTGTGCAGTACCATCCTGAGAGTTCTCCAGGACCAGAAGACACATCAAGCTTATTTGACGAATTTCTAACGAGAATTACCGAATCCCATAAAGCAGCGAAGGAGGCTCTTCATGTCTAA